From a region of the Ananas comosus cultivar F153 unplaced genomic scaffold, ASM154086v1, whole genome shotgun sequence genome:
- the LOC109706325 gene encoding probable leucine-rich repeat receptor-like protein kinase At5g63930: MASFILSFLLLILGMQANRAVGCIERERNTLLSFKAGLTDPFNFLSLWEGRDCCKWTGVVCSNTTRHVVKLKLGNLALSGEINPSLSLLSDLKHLDLSMNNFNGISIPTHIGSLHKLKYLNLSNACFSGTVPAQLGNLSNLRYLDLSVELSLSCMMSVGNNMWWLSQLSSLKYLDMSNVYLGDVPNWLETINMLPSLEVLHLPNTLLNGIPSSLSDVNITALKVLDLGNNGINSTLPTWLWNLTHVTYLDLSFNNFQGLIPDELSSLKSLSSLFLKYNNFKSMSPRAFRNLCNLNTLDLSEIGFSGDISEWMDALAGCALYKLQNLYLGYNNLKGNLSGWLENMTGLSSLDLSYNSLNGTIPLGVWEMPNITYLDLSSNSFEGVVSEVQLNHLGGIQELFLSNNSIVVRCSDDWIPSFQIEAFGLASCQLGPKFPTWLQGQTQLEYLDLSNNQIVETLPSWFWTISQSLNYVDLSNNQIKGNLPLLSDLTMLQMLNLSTNQFEGPLPSLPPAIISLDLSNNFFEGPLSTSILPELSFLILSNNNFDGTIPHSLCKSFDLMLLDLSRNNLSGELPQCLGRSQERLFIVDLMGNNLSGGVPDSICYQESLSLLNLDNNNLSGEFPSSLQRCKELVFLDLGQNKFSGAIPTWIGEKSLSSLMLLSLHSNMFSGSIPPQVLQLGYLQVLDLSHNNLSGIIPRSIGNFSWTALERGGKTEDVEQLEQGRFYTFSASFLLVIKGDERLYSNILDLLESIDLSDNNLSGEIPDEIGDLWALQNLNLSQNHLSGSIPDNVGKMKYLESLDLRMNNLSGTIPQSLSALTYLNHLNLSYNNLSGPIPTGNQLQTLPDPSIYIGNPYLCGPPITKNCSTNETIHGFSEGPTNTSNKFERLSLYVSVILGFITGFWAVSGSLLISKSFRYGYFTLIDTTYDKLYVAVALALARLRRKIEQSE, encoded by the coding sequence ATGGCATCTTTTATTCTTTCCTTCTTGCTTTTGATTCTGGGCATGCAAGCAAATAGAGCAGTGGGTTGCattgagagggagaggaacacACTTCTCAGCTTTAAAGCTGGCCTAACCGATCCATTCAACTTCTTGTCTTTGTGGGAAGGGCGCGATTGTTGTAAATGGACGGGAGTCGTCTGCAGCAATACAACGAGACATGTTGTGAAGCTCAAACTCGGAAATTTAGCATTGAGCGGTGAGATCAACCCATCTTTGTCTCTTTTAAGTGATCTGAAGCATTTAGATCTCAGCATGAATAACTTTAACGGCATAAGCATTCCTACACATATAGGTTCTTTGCATAAGTTGAAATATCTTAACCTCTCTAATGCTTGTTTTAGTGGAACTGTGCCTGCTCAACTTGGGAATCTCTCAAATCTCCGCTATCTTGATCTTAGTGTTGAGCTTTCTCTTTCTTGCATGATGAGTGTAGGCAATAATATGTGGTGGCTCAGCCAGCTTTCTTCTTTGAAGTATCTTGATATGAGTAATGTGTACTTAGGTGATGTTCCAAATTGGCTCGAAACTATAAACATGCTTCCTTCCTTGGAAGTGCTTCACTTGCCAAACACTCTTCTCAATGGAATTCCTTCGTCGCTATCGGATGTCAACATTACAGCTCTAAAAGTACTTGATTTAGGGAATAACGGCATCAACTCTACCTTACCCACATGGTTGTGGAATCTTACTCACGTCACTTATCTCGACCTTTCGTTCAATAATTTCCAAGGACTCATTCCTGATGAACTTAGCTCTTTGAAGTCCCTCagttccctttttttaaaatataataatttcaaaagtatGTCTCCGAGAGCATTTCGCAATCTCTGCAACTTGAATACTTTGGATTTGAGCGAAATCGGCTTCAGTGGGGATATTTCGGAATGGATGGACGCATTGGCGGGTTGCGCACTTTATAAGTTACAGAACTTGTATTTGGGATATAACAACTTGAAAGGGAATCTCTCAGGATGGTTAGAAAACATGACTGGTCTAAGTTCTTTGGATTTGAGTTACAACTCACTCAACGGGACTATCCCATTAGGAGTTTGGGAGATGCCTAATATAACATATTTGGATCTTTCTAGCAATTCATTCGAGGGTGTCGTATCTGAGGTCCAACTTAATCATCTTGGAGGAATACAAGAACTTTTCCTTTCGAATAACTCCATAGTGGTTCGGTGCAGCGACGATTGGATACCTTCTTTCCAAATCGAAGCATTTGGATTGGCATCATGCCAGTTAGGACCCAAATTTCCTACTTGGCTCCAAGGACAAACACAACTTGAATATCTCGATCTATCAAATAATCAAATTGTTGAAACACTTCCCAGTTGGTTTTGGACTATATCTCAATCCCTAAATTATGTGGATTTATCCAATAATCAAATCAAGGGAAATTTACCACTTTTATCAGACCTTACGATGTTACAGATGTTGAATTTGAGCACTAATCAATTTGAAGGCCCATTGCCATCTTTACCACCTGCTATTATATCATTGGATCTCTCCAATAATTTCTTTGAAGGTCCATTATCAACCTCTATATTACCAGAACTATCCTTCTTGATTCTATCTAATAATAATTTCGACGGCACTATACCACACTCTTTATGCAAATCATTTGATTTAATGCTTCTCGACCTATCAAGGAACAACCTATCTGGAGAACTTCCTCAATGTTTAGGGAGATCACAAGAGAGACTATTTATTGTAGATTTGATGGGCAACAATCTTTCTGGGGGAGTTCCTGACTCTATTTGTTATCAAGAAAGTTTGTCATTATTGAACTTGGACAATAACAACCTGTCAGGAGaatttccttcttctttgcaACGTTGCAAAGAGTTAGTTTTTCTTGACCTCGGGCAGAACAAGTTCTCCGGAGCAATACCAACATGGATTGGAGAAAAGAGTTTGTCATCTCTCATGCTTCTGAGCTTGCATTCAAATATGTTTTCTGGCAGCATTCCCCCACAAGTTCTACAGCTTGGATATCTTCAAGTGTTGGATCTTTCTCATAACAATCTTTCAGGAATTATACCCCGATCTATTGGCAACTTTAGTTGGACTGCTTTGGAAAGAGGAGGAAAGACAGAAGATGTGGAACAATTAGAGCAAGGAAGATTCTATACCTTTTCAGCTAGTTTTTTGCTCGTAATAAAAGGGGATGAACGTCTCTATTCAAATATTCTCGACCTTTTGGAGAGCATAGATCTTTCTGATAATAACTTGTCCGGGGAGATTCCTGACGAGATTGGAGATTTGTGGGCACtacaaaacttaaatttgtCGCAAAATCACTTATCAGGAAGTATTCCAGACAATGTCGGCAAAATGAAGTATTTGGAATCTCTCGACCTTCGAATGAACAATCTTTCTGGCACTATTCCGCAAAGCCTCTCCGCACTGACTTATTTGAATCACTTAAATTTGTCGTACAATAATCTATCAGGACCGATTCCGACAGGAAATCAACTGCAAACCCTTCCTGACCCGTCCATTTACATTGGCAATCCATATCTTTGTGGACCACCGATTACTAAAAATTGCTCTACAAATGAAACAATTCATGGTTTTAGCGAAGGGCCGACAAACACATCTAACAAGTTTGAAAGATTATCGCTCTATGTCAGTGTGATATTGGGATTTATCACAGGATTTTGGGCTGTTTCTGGTAGTCTATTAATCAGCAAATCTTTCAGGTATGGTTATTTCACTTTGATTGATACGACGTATGATAAGCTATATGTTGCAGTCGCCTTAGCACTTGCTAGATTGAGGAGAAAAATTGAGCAATCTGAATAG